acatttttctgcattttttcaaATGTGAACATTTAGCCCGCGAATAAAGCACTAGCGTAAAGTGATTGACGTCAGtgagtgtgttgtcaagcaaagagagcgagcCGTAGCAGTGTtttgtgagggggaaaaaatagaTATCGGCCAGTCTTGGGCACGAAACAGGAAAAGTGTAAcaccttatatatattttttttaataacatatatTTAGTCAAAAACAAAGTGATGAATGCTCAAGTCCGATTTTATATATtatcgagtccgagtccaagtccgagtcatcAGTccgcgagtccaagtcgagtcacgagtccagagaatggagtctcgagtcggactcgagtccaaagaatagtgactcgagtcggactcgagtccgagtccaggacTCGAGTACTCCATCACTGGTGGGTGGTATACGCCTGTAAGGCTGTGTCACTGGAATATCATCGGTTACATGGATCTCATGTTGCACCTTATCAGTGAAACCAAGATCTTCATCCTCGAGTGCGAACACATCAGAATACTGCATCAACAAATTACTCAGCTCTGTTTGCTGCTCAAGGGTACCACCGATATGCAGCTTACTGAGGAACTCTTTTGAGCTGTTCTCCAATACCTGATCACTTTTGGTGTTAACAGTTATTTCCTCAGTATCAGCTGAAATTCGTTGGAACTTAACCTCACATGTCTCATTCAATTTCAAACTCTCAATGTGAGTTACAGTCCCAAGCCTGGTTCGGGCCCGCAACCAGATGTCTTCTGGGGAAAGATTCACCACTTGCACAGGAAACAACTGTTTCCCTCCGGCCACCAGACAGGGAACAACAATTAATCCACCTGGTAATGGTATATTCAGTGGCTCTAGTAGGTAGTCAAATGAGTCATCATGTGACATATGTTTTGTGCGTTTAGCCAGCACAGTCGCAACTGAAGAAGCAGGTATGTGTACCATGTCTTTTCCAGCTAAACAAACGGCTGTCCTTCTCTCTTGGCTACTTGCATGGTGCAGTTGTTGAAATGCCTCTCTCCAATTAGACTGCAATTTCCCACCAAGGGTGGTGTCAAACTCTGCATGTACCAGTTGTCTGCATCTGCTGATAATATTCATGCCAATTAGTGCTGGTACAAGAGGGGAGTTCAGTGTGTCTCTGACTACAAGGAAGCCACATTCAGAGAGGACAATACCCATGGTTTCAACTTTCAACTCAAGGTAACCGAGATAAGGTATGTCCAAACCATTGGCCGCAGTTATTTTCAGCCATCCTGATGTTGAGAGCATATCTTTATCCTCACCACACAGGTGTTCCCTGAAAAAACTCTCAGAAATAGTGCTGACTTGACTTCCTGTATCCAGCAGACAAGTGGCACTCACCCCATTTATTTTGAGATTAGCAATAGGACATTTTCCAACAGCACGTTCAAGTAGTCTATCACGACTAGTATCTACACTAGTTGAGCCAACTGACTGCCCTCGCATTGCCTGGCTCACAGCAACCGAGGGCGGGTGTTTCCCTGGGGCCCAGAGCTAGTAGCTTGGTCTGTAACAGCCTGTTTGTTTCTTCTCATGCACCTCTTAGCGATGTGTCCTACACAATTACACCGGAAACAAATTGGCTGCCCATCATCTGTAAACCTTGGCTGCACATTGGGGTTGCTTTGGGTTACAGGCTCTGACTTGAAGCACTTTGTGGTGAGTTTCTCCACAGCTTGGGTTAGCTCTCCTATAGCTCTTCCTTGTTCTGCTACAATTTTCAAAACTTCTTCAAGACTGTTTTGGTTTCAGGTGCAACAGCAGCACATTGGGCTTCAACGGTCTCAGATACAACACTATGATTGCTGATTACTTTTGGGACACGAGGCTTGGGATCTTCTAAAGACCACGTGAGAGCTTCATCTCGCACTTCAATAAGTGTTGACTCTGGCTTGTCTCTAACCAGCTTTCGAAGGTCTCTCCTAAGGCTAGCGTCTCTAATGCCCTCAATAAATTGATCTCGAATTGCCATGCTCGCATTTGCAACAGCATTTGCTGATTTTTTCTGAATAGAGTTCAGAATCTGGGACAGTGCATGGGAGTAGGCACGAATATCCTCCCCTTCTAATTGTTTACGGCTATAGAATGTTTGCAATAGCTGAGATACACTGCGCTTTTCTCTGAAAGCTTCTCTCAGATATTCAAAAATGTCACATGGATGTTTTGCATCATTCCCCATTCGCAATCTGACCTCCTCTAAAGCTGCCCCTTTAAGAAGTGAGAGGACAAAGTCTAACTGGTCTTCCATAGTCTGACTTCTAGCATGCATCACCCTCTCTACCTCTTCAATAAACTCGTCAACAAATCTCCCATCTTTGTTCAAATCACCACTGAATGGTTGTATGTGACGTTCTCTTGGTACATAAATGTAAGACCTGGTTGGCTCTCTACTTAAGTTAGCAATTGCTGCCATAGTTTCCTCATGCTTTCTATTAAGTTCTTGAATTTGTACGTACATGTCATGCCTACCACTACTTGCACCCTGTTCATCACAATACTCATCAGCTGGTAAAAGTGGAGCAACATCATCTGATTGTGACATTGTTGCAGTATACAATTTTCTTCAGTTTAACAAAATGGAAACAGTTGCTTTGGACAAAAAATAGTCTCTTAATCAGTTCGTTATTATTTGGGAGTCAAAGGATATGTTCTCAGCTCCTCATAGAATACACCCCTCTTCCTTTTTAGACAGTCTCTTGATAGGTGTCTCCTCGGAAAGCACGATGCAGACCACAATGGATAAGGCACTCTTCTTCCTCTCGCTTAGCAGTATTGTCACCTCCAGCCGGCTGACGTCTGTTCGCTGGACAACCGCACCGAGAAAGTTTGCCTTCACTCCGTGTTCCACAAGCACCTATCTTCAGCTCTACCGTATttcaagacataaaaaaaaaactatagactCCCAACAGTCAGATACCCCACTCCTGGTACCAAAATGTGGCCTATGGATTAGAAGGAAACGCCacacaatacaaaaaaagtatattttatgggTTTTATTCTGACAGCTGTCTCTCAGAAGGACAACGATCGATGGGAGTAGGTACTGAtgaaaaacaatcataaaataaagtaaatcttaGGACTCTGTTGTGCTcatttgacaaaaaaacaaaagatcaAGCACTGATTTCAAAATGTGAGAAATACAATCCAGAAATAGTCTCAAACTTTAAAAGTTCAGAGTACAAATATGGGTAATTTTTGTATTTCTGAATCACCCTTGAGTGAAATGAAAtggagtaaaataaaatgaaatgaaatacggTAGAGCCTAATATTGAATAACAATAACAGCACATTAGCCCACCAGTAAACTCCACCGTTTTCATGAAATACATGAGTACCAAAAAACACAATCTTTTAATACATTCTAATAATTTTATCAAAGTATGATATGTTTTAAGTACACTCATAATTGTTGCTAACATGAATTCCAACATTCCATGTAAACAGATTCAACGACAGGAAAATACACTGGCTTTAAATAAGGAAAATAAAACTTCAGTAACATTCACTGTTACATA
The nucleotide sequence above comes from Carassius gibelio isolate Cgi1373 ecotype wild population from Czech Republic chromosome B3, carGib1.2-hapl.c, whole genome shotgun sequence. Encoded proteins:
- the LOC127953407 gene encoding uncharacterized protein LOC127953407, producing the protein MRGQSVGSTSVDTSRDRLLERAVGKCPIANLKINGVSATCLLDTGSQVSTISESFFREHLCGEDKDMLSTSGWLKITAANGLDIPYLGYLELKVETMGIVLSECGFLVVRDTLNSPLVPALIGMNIISRCRQLVHAEFDTTLGGKLQSNWREAFQQLHHASSQERRTAVCLAGKDMVHIPASSVATVLAKRTKHMSHDDSFDYLLEPLNIPLPGGLIVVPCLVAGGKQLFPVQVVNLSPEDIWLRARTRLGTVTHIESLKLNETCEVKFQRISADTEEITVNTKSDQVLENSSKEFLSKLHIGGTLEQQTELSNLLMQYSDVFALEDEDLGFTDKVQHEIHVTDDIPVTQPYRRIPPTSDGVLESWTRTRVRLESLFFGLESDSRLHSLDS